From the genome of Aspergillus fumigatus Af293 chromosome 1, whole genome shotgun sequence, one region includes:
- a CDS encoding glutamate synthase (NADH), whose protein sequence is MGLNLQELYGQNIVEEQKPNEYSEYQPKHGYGWANTLPERQGLYDPEYEKDACGVGFAAHIKGKPSHKIVSDARNLLCNMTHRGAVGSDARDGDGAGVMTSIPHKFFIKNFAREVGVELPPLGQYAVGNLFFKPDQESLKESTAKLEEIAESLGLRVLGWREVPRDSTILGPAALSREPIIMQPFVVLKSAYGEGNKPENTDPESFDERTFERQLYVLRKRATHVIGLANWFYLCSLSNRNIVYKGQLAPVQVYQYYHDLVNVDYEAHFALVHSRFSTNTFPSWDRAQPLRWAAHNGEINTLRGNKNWMRAREGLLKSDIFGDELDSLYPIVEDGGSDSAAFDNVLELLMINGVLSLPEAVMIMIPEAWQDNPAMDPAKAAFYEWAACQMEPWDGPALFTFSDGRYCGANLDRNGLRPCRFYVTDDDRIICASEVGAVDIDPERVVQKGRLQPGKMLLVDTVAGRIIDDAELKHTVAHRQDFAAWLDKELLKLPDINRKLLEQNVDLSYTLDDTTVQNDPRLKAFGYSFEQVSLLLGPMAADSKEALGSMGNDAPLACMAQQPRLLYEYFRQLFAQVTNPPIDPIREAVVMSLECYVGPQGNLLEMDASQCNRLRLPSPILSIPEFNAIKNISQVYNDWTVKIIDITFEKKKGVPGYLQALDDICDATTEAIQNGDKIIVLSDRATSADRVPVSALLATGLVHHHMVRNKWRSLAALVVETAEAREVHHMCVLVGYGADAVNPYLAMECILKMNREKLIRKPLSDEKVIENYKASCDGGILKVMSKMGISTLQSYKGAQIFEALGIDDSVIDRCFAGTASRIRGLTFELIAQDAYAFHERGYPSRSIIEIPGLPESGEYHWRDGGEAHINDPVSIANVQDAVRTKNDKSYEAYAKAAHEQIKNCTLRGMLEFDFEQRSPIPIDQVEPWTEIVRRFVTGAMSYGSISMESHSTLAIAMNRLGGKSNTGEGGEDPERSKRLENGDTMRSAIKQIASGRFGVTSHYLADADELQIKMAQGAKPGEGGELPGHKVVGPIAHTRYSTPGVGLISPPPHHDIYSIEDLKQLIYDLKCSNPRSRVSVKLVSEVGVGIVASGVAKAKADHILISGHDGGTGASRWTGIKYAGLPWELGLAETHQTLVLNDLRGRVVVQTDGQLRTGRDVAIACLLGAEEFGFATTPLIALGCIMMRKCHLNTCPVGIATQDPELRQKFKGTPEHVINFFYYVANEMRAIMAKLGIRTVNEMVGRAELLRVREDIRSAKQERIDLSLILTPAHSLRPGVATYNVRKQDHRLHVRLDNKLIAESELALEKGLPCRIECDIVNTDRALGATLSYQVSRRYGGAGLPQDTIHANIKGSAGQSFGAFLAPGITLELEGDANDYVGKGLSGGRLIVYPPRGAAYKAEENIIIGNTCLYGATRGTCYFRGVAAERFAVRNSGATAVVEGVGDHGCEYMTGGRVLILGSTGRNFAAGMSGGIAYVLDMNQDFLSKVNMEMVEVSGLEDPAEIAFVRGLIEDHHHYTGSELAARILLDFTRALPHFVKVLPTDYKRILEEEAAKAAAAKKAEFTIPQLPSTPAEKPKHKTEGEEKKAEMLDIEDSVSDSKTEKKRSALILDKTRGFMKYSRRSEKYRNPATRTRDWAELSSRLSEDELKYQSARCMDCGVPFCQSDTGCPISNIIPKWNELVFANQWQDALNRLLMTNNFPEFTGRVCPAPCEGACVLGINEDPVGIKSIECAIIDRGFEMGWMVPRPPKTRTGKTVAIIGSGPAGLAAADQLNRAGHSVTVYERADRIGGLLMYGIPNMKLDKKIVQRRVDLMAAEGIKFVTNTAVGPDNEVSLNSLRQSNDAVIIATGATVARDLKVPGRELDGVHFAMQFLHRNTKSLLDSGLSDGEYISAKDKHVVVIGGGDTGNDCIGTSVRHGAKSVVNFELLPQPPPERARDNPWPQWPRIYRVDYGHSEVKTHMGKDPREYCVMSTEFVDDGNGHVKGINTVRVEWTKSASGGWDMKTIEGSEQFFPADLVLLSMGFLGPEDRLLGNEIERDARKNVKTPPGHYSTSVSGVFAAGDCRRGQSLIVWGINEGRQCAREVDSFLMGTSSQLPVTGGIVRRPAIDMVPKTSETTTVVA, encoded by the exons ATGGGTCTTAATTTGCAGGAACTCTATGGCCAAAATATAGTTGAAGAGCAGAAACCGAATGAATATTCGGAGTACCAGCCAAAGCATGGCTATGGCTGGGCTAACACTCTGCCCGAGAGGCAGGGTCTCTATGACCCCGAATATGAGAAGGATGCCTGCGGTGTAGGATTTGCCGC TCACATCAAGGGCAAACCAAGCCACAAAATTGTCAGCGATG CCCGCAATCTGCTTTGCAACATGACGCATCGAGGAGCTGTGGGCTCTGATGCACGAgacggtgatggtgccgGTGTCATGACCAGTATTCCGCACAAATTTTTCATCAAGAATTTCGCCCGGGAAGTCGGCGTTGAACTACCTCCGCTGGGCCAGTATGCTGTCGGTAACTTGTTTTTCAAGCCCGATCAGGAGTCTCTTAAGGAGTCCACCGCCAAGCTCGAGGAAATCGCAGAATCTCTCGGTTTGCGGGTGCTAGGGTGGCGTGAGGTTCCTCGCGACTCAACCATCTTGGGACCTGCTGCTCTGTCCAGAGAGCCGATCATCATGCAGCCATTTGTGGTCTTGAAGTCCGCATATGGTGAGGGAAATAAGCCAGAAAACACCGATCCTGAGTCTTTCGACGAGAGGACCTTTGAGCGCCAGCTCTATGTTCTTCGGAAACGAGCCACTCACGTCATTGGTCTCGCTAATTGGTTCTATCTGTGCTCCCTGAGCAACAGAAACATTGTCTACAAGGGTCAATTGGCCCCAGTTCAGGTGTACCAGTACTACCATGATCTCGTCAATGTTGATTACGAAGCGCACTTCGCTCTCGTCCACTCCCGATTTTCTACCAATACATTCCCATCTTGGGACCGTGCACAGCCTTTGCGATGGGCTGCCCACAATGGTGAAATCAACACCTTGCGCGGAAACAAGAACTGGATGAGAGCTAGAGAAGGCCTTCTTAAGTCTGACATTTTCGGTGACGAGCTGGATTCTCTGTACCCGATCGTTGAAGATGGTGGTTCTGACTCGGCTGCCTTCGATAATGTCCTGGAGTTGCTGATGATCAACGGTGTTCTTTCTCTGCCCGAGGcggtcatgatcatgattCCTGAAGCGTGGCAGGATAACCCGGCCATGGACCCTGCCAAAGCTGCCTTCTATGAGTGGGCTGCTTGTCAGATGGAGCCTTGGGATGGACCTGCGCTCTTCACATTCTCTGATGGGCGTTATTGTGGTGCGAATCTGGACCGCAACGGTTTGCGTCCTTGCCGTTTCTATGTGACCGATGATGACCGTATTATCTGTGCCTCTGAAGTCGGTGCCGTGGACATCGACCCGGAAAGAGTCGTTCAAAAGGGCCGGCTACAGCCGGGAAAGATGCTTCTGGTCGATACTGTGGCCGGTCGTATCATCGATGATGCTGAACTGAAGCACACCGTCGCCCACCGTCAAGACTTTGCCGCGTGGCTCGACAAGGAACTTCTGAAACTGCCTGACATCAATCGAAAGTTGCTGGAACAGAATGTGGATCTTAGTTACACACTCGACGACACCACTGTTCAAAACGACCCTCGGCTCAAGGCTTTCGGTTATTCTTTCGAGCAGGTCAGTCTGCTTCTTGGCCCTATGGCTGCCGATTCGAAGGAAGCCCTCGGTTCAATGGGTAATGATGCTCCATTGGCCTGCATGGCGCAGCAGCCTCGCCTTCTTTACGAATACTTCCGCCAGCTCTTCGCTCAAGTCACCAACCCTCCCATTGACCCTATTCGGGAGGCTGTTGTCATGTCTCTCGAGTGTTACGTTGGTCCTCAGGGCAATCTCTTGGAGATGGATGCCTCGCAGTGCAACCGTCTGCGTCTTCCCTCCCCCATCCTGAGCATCCCCGAGTTTAATGCTATCAAGAACATCAGCCAGGTCTACAATGACTGGACGGTGAAGATCATCGACATCACtttcgagaagaagaagggtgtTCCAGGCTACCTCCAGGCCCTCGATGACATTTGCGATGCTACCACCGAAGCAATCCAGAATGGTGACAAGATCATTGTCCTCTCTGACCGGGCAACCTCCGCTGATCGAGTTCCTGTGTCCGCATTGCTCGCTACGGGTCTCGTGCACCATCACATGGTCCGCAATAAGTGGAGATCACTGGCGGCTCTAGTTGTTGAAACGGCTGAGGCTCGTGAAGTCCACCACATGTGTGTCCTCGTTGGTTATGGTGCTGACGCCGTCAATCCGTACCTGGCCATGGAGTGTATTCTCAAGATGAACCGGGAGAAGTTGATTCGCAAGCCACTTTCCGATGAGAAGGTCATTGAGAACTACAAGGCTTCTTGCGATGGAGGTATTCTCAAAGTCATGAGCAAGATGGGTATTTCTACCTTGCAGTCATACAAGGGTGCCCAAATTTTCGAGGCTCTCGGTATCGATGACAGCGTCATTGACCGATGCTTTGCCGGAACTGCAAGCCGTATCCGTGGATTGACTTTTGAGCTGATCGCTCAGGATGCATATGCCTTCCACGAACGCGGATACCCATCTCGTTCCATCATTGAAATCCCCGGACTTCCTGAATCGGGCGAGTACCACTGGCGTGATGGAGGCGAGGCGCACATCAACGACCCCGTCAGTATCGCCAATGTCCAAGATGCTGTCCGTACCAAGAACGACAAGTCTTACGAGGCTTACGCGAAGGCTGCTCATGAGCAGATCAAGAACTGCACTCTGCGTGGTATGCTCGAGTTCGACTTCGAGCAACGGAGCCCCATTCCTATCGACCAAGTTGAGCCTTGGACTGAAATTGTTCGTCGTTTCGTGACAGGTGCCATGTCGTACGGATCCATCTCTATGGAATCTCATTCCACATTGGCCATCGCAATGAACCGTCTTGGTGGTAAATCCAACACCGGCGAAGGTGGTGAAGACCCTGAGCGTAGCAAGCGACTGGAGAATGGTGACACCATGCGCTCTGCCATCAAGCAAATTGCCTCCGGCCGTTTCGGTGTGACTTCCCACTACCTTGCCGATGCCGACGAGCTGCAGATCAAGATGGCCCAGGGCGCTAAGCCTGGAGAAGGTGGTGAGCTGCCCGGCCACAAGGTTGTCGGCCCCATTGCCCACACTCGTTACTCCACTCCCGGTGTCGGCCTTATCTCGCCTCCACCTCACCACGACATTTACTCAATTGAGGACCTGAAGCAGCTTATCTATGATCTCAAGTGTTCCAATCCTCGGTCCCGCGTTTCCGTGAAACTAGTATCTGAGGTTGGTGTCGGTATCGTAGCCTCTGGTgttgccaaggccaaggctgaTCATATCCTGATTTCCGGTCATGACGGTGGTACTGGTGCTTCTCGCTGGACTGGTATCAAGTACGCCGGTCTTCCATGGGAACTGGGTCTCGCCGAGACCCATCAGACTCTGGTTCTCAACGATCTGCGTGGTCGTGTCGTTGTCCAGACTGATGGTCAACTTCGCACCGGTCGCGATGTCGCTATCGCCTGTTTGCTGGGTGCCGAAGAATTCGGTTTCGCCACCACTCCCCTAATCGCTCTAGGCTGCATCATGATGCGGAAATGCCATCTGAATACTTGTCCTGTTGGTATCGCAACTCAGGATCCCGAGCTCCGCCAAAAGTTCAAGGGCACACCCGAACACGTGATCAACTTCTTCTACTATGTGGCTAATGAGATGCGTGCTATCATGGCCAAGCTCGGCATCCGCACGGTCAACGAGATGGTTGGACGTGCTGAGTTGCTCAGGGTCAGAGAGGACATTCGCAGCGCCAAGCAGGAGAGAATTGACCTCTCCCTCATCCTGACTCCCGCTCATTCCCTCCGTCCTGGCGTGGCTACTTACAATGTCCGCAAGCAGGACCACCGTCTGCACGTCCGCCTTGACAACAAGCTCATCGCGGAGTCCGAATTGGCGCTGGAGAAGGGTTTGCCTTGCAGAATTGAGTGTGACATTGTCAATACTGACCGTGCCTTGGGCGCTACTCTGTCTTACCAGGTCAGTCGCCGCTACGGTGGAGCAGGCCTTCCTCAAGACACCATCCACGCCAACATCAAGGGCTCTGCTGGCCAGTCCTTTGGTGCTTTCCTTGCTCCTGGTATTACTCTCGAACTTGAGGGTGACGCCAACGATTATGTGGGCAAGGGTCTTTCTGGCGGCCGTCTCATTGTCTATCCGCCTCGCGGTGCTGCCTACAAGGCAGAGgagaacatcatcatcggcaacACTTGTCTCTACGGTGCTACCCGGGGTACCTGCTACTTCCGCGGTGTGGCTGCTGAACGTTTTGCTGTTCGTAACTCTGGTGCTACTGCCGTTGTTGAAGGTGTTGGTGACCACGGTTGTGAGTACATGACCGGTGGTCGTGTGCTCATTCTTGGCTCGACCGGTCGTAATTTCGCTGCTGGTATGTCCGGTGGTATCGCCTATGTCTTAGACATGAACCAGGATTTCCTCTCCAAGGTTAATatggagatggtggaggTCTCGGGCCTGGAGGATCCTGCTGAGATCGCCTTTGTTCGAGGTTTAATCGaggaccaccaccactacaCAGGCTCAGAACTGGCTGCTCGTATCCTCCTGGACTTCACTCGCGCTCTTCCCCACTTTGTCAAGGTGTTGCCTACTGATTACAAGCGCAttctggaggaggaagctgccAAGGCAGCAGCTGCTAAGAAGGCCGAATTCACTATTCCTCAGCTTCCCAGCACTCCTGCTGAGAAGCCCAAGCACAAGAcggaaggagaggagaagaaggccgagatgCTGGACATTGAAGACAGCGTCAGCGACTCAAAaaccgagaagaagaggtccGCTTTGATCCTAGATAAGACGAGGGGATTTATGAAGTACAGCCGTCGCAGCGAGAAGTACCGTAACCCGGCTACTCGTACCCGGGACTGGGCCGAGCTGTCGAGCCGTCTCAGTGAAGATGAGCTCAAGTATCAATCCGCTCGTTGCATGGACTGTGGTGTCCCGTTCTGCCAATCTGACACTGGTTGCCCTATCTCCAACATCATTCCCAAGTGGAACGAATTAGTATTTGCGAACCAGTGGCAGGATGCTCTAAACCGGTTGCTCATGACCAACAATTTCCCGGAATTCACTGGTCGTGTCTGCCCTGCCCCTTGCGAAGGCGCCTGTGTGTTGGGCATCAATGAAGATCCTGTGGGCATCAAGTCAATCGAGTGTGCCATCATCGACCGTGGCTTTGAGATGGGCTGGATGGTTCCTCGTCCACCTAAGACGCGCACCGGCAAGACGGTCGCTATTATTGGATCCGGACCCGCTGGTCTCGCCGCTGCAGATCAGCTTAACCGTGCCGGGCACAGCGTCACTGTTTACGAGCGTGCTGACCGTATTGGCGGTCTGTTGATGTACGGTATTCCCAACATGAAGCTTGATAAGAAGATCGTCCAACGCCGTGTCGATCTTATGGCCGCCGAGGGTATCAAATTCGTCACCAACACTGCTGTTGGCCCTGACAATGAGGTGTCCCTGAACTCGCTGCGCCAGAGCAATGAcgccgtcatcatcgccacTGGTGCCACCGTTGCCCGCGATCTGAAGGTCCCTGGTCGTGAGTTGGACGGCGTACATTTTGCCATGCAGTTCTTGCACCGCAACACCAAGTCTCTTCTCGACTCGGGTCTCTCTGATGGAGAGTACATCTCTGCTAAGGACAAGCATGTTGTTGTCATTGGTGGTGGTGACACTGGTAACGACTGCATTGGTACCTCTGTCCGCCATGGTGCCAAGTCTGTTGTTAACTTCGAGTTGCTGCCTCAGCCTCCTCCAGAACGTGCCCGTGATAACCCATGGCCGCAGTGGCCCCGTATCTACCGTGTCGACTACGGCCACTCCGAGGTCAAGACCCACATGGGCAAGGACCCCCGCGAGTACTGTGTCATGTCTACTGAATTTGTCGACGACGGTAACGGTCACGTCAAGGGTATCAACACTGTCCGTGTTGAATGGACCAAGAGTGCTTCCGGCGGTTGGGATATGAAGACCATTGAGGGTAGCGAACAGTTCTTCCCTGCGgaccttgttctcctttCGATGGGTTTCCTTGGCCCCGAAGACCGCCTTCTTGGCAATGAAATTGAGCGCGATGCCCGTAAGAACGTCAAGACGCCTCCAGGTCATTACTCAACCAGTGTGTCCGGCGtctttgctgctggtgacTGCCGCCGAGGACAGTCCCTCATTGTCTG GGGTATTAACGAAGGCCGTCAATGTGCACGTGAAGTTGACAGCTTCCTGATGGGCACCAGCTCTCAGCTTCCTGTGACTGGTGGTATCGTACGGCGGCCAGCCATTGACATGGTCCCAAAGACAAGCGAGACCACCACTGTTGTCGCCTAG
- a CDS encoding SNARE domain- containing protein codes for MSSRFPRSSLHQRDPRASSLFDSYGGGSRPASRSPASVGGYSYGGYSASNADGYMNGGSTGGFRKATPNAKGQYSDAVLDHLESQNDAQVEGISAKVKMLKDLTLAIGDEIRDTSTISELNDAFDNTRVRLRGNMTRMLRMAERTGVGWRAWLGFFLAVFLIFAYVWLT; via the exons ATGTCTTCACG GTTTCCACGTTCTTCGCTTCATCAGCGCGACCCTCGcgcctcttctctcttcgaTTCCTACGGCGGTGGTTCTCGACCGGCCAGCCGCTCACCGGCCAGCGTGGGCGGATATAGTTATGGGGGCTACTCTGCCTCGAATGCCGATGGGTACATGAACGGGGGCTCCACAGGTGGTTTCCGAAAGGCAACCCCTAATGCGAA GGGCCAATATTCCGACGCAGTCCTCGACCATCTTGAATCGCAGAATGACGCACAGGTTGAAGGTATCAGTGCGAAAGTCAAGATGTTGAAGGAT CTCACGCTCGCCATTGGCGATGAAATTCGAGATACATCTACCATCTCAGAGCTCAACGATGCATTCGACAACACTCGCGTGCGACTTCGTGGTAACATGACTCGCATGCTCCGCATGGCCGAGCGTACGGGCGTTGGCTGGCGTGCATGGCTGGGTTTCTTCCTGGCTGTTTTCCTGATCTTCGCATACGTGTGGCTGACTTAG
- the chz1 gene encoding histone H2A.Z-specific chaperone CHZ1, which produces MGDNHQATLSNDPAANAPDAAAADKGKGKAADEPSLEMSMDEEEDSDESEAEEMMADDDDDDDHDNLEPISEANIISGGRRTRGKTIDFQEAAEKLKAEDEMDDEDDDDEEFQPNDEDMRD; this is translated from the exons ATGGGCGACAACCACCAGGCTACTCTCAGCAACGATCCTGCTGCCAATGCTCCCGATGCGGCCGCTGCGGATaagggcaagggcaaggctgCTGATGAGCCTTCCCTGGAAATGAGTatggacgaggaagaggacagTGATGAAAGCGAAGCTGAGGAAATG ATGGCGGACG acgatgacgatgatgaccacGACAACCTCGAACCCATCTCCGAAGCAAACATCATTTCGGGAGGTCGTCGGACACGAGGCAAGACCATCGACTTCCAGGAGGCTgccgagaagctgaaggccgaggatgagatggacgatgaggacgacgacgatgaggaattCCAACCTAACGACGAGGACATGCGCGATTGA